TCGACCACGGATCTTTTAATTGTCTGcatagttttgcttttccagagtgtcacatagttggaatcctacagtgtgtagttttttttcggaatggcttctttcacttagtaatatgcatttgaGTTTTctgcatgtcttttcatggcttgatagttcaaTTCATTTTAGtactgaataatgttccattgtctagatgcaccacagtttatcacaattttttttttcttgtactgCCATTCATCTGGCTTCAACTAAAATCAATGTctcgtaggggcgcctgggtggcgcagtcggttaagcgtccgacttcagccaggtcacgatctcgcggtccgggagttcgagccccgcgtcaggctctgggctgatggctcagagcctggagcctgtttccgattctgtgtctccctctctctctgcccctcccccattcatgctctgtctctctctgtccgaaaaataaacgttgaaaaaaaaattaaaaaaataaataaataaataaaaaataaaatcaatgtctCGTAGATATTGATGCGATGGCTGCCACCAAGTGGGAAATAGGAATCCTCTTCCTCACTCAGCTGGGAGTGGGAATCCTTGCAAACACCTCTCTCCTGTGTCTTTATAACTTTACACTTCTCACTGGACACAAGGTGAGACCCACAGACTTGATTCTCAATCAACTGGTCTTAGCCAACTCCTTGGTGCTTTTATTGAGAGGGATCCCTCAGGCCATGGCAGCCTTTAGatcaaaatatttcctgaatgagACCGTATGTAaacttcttttctatttccatagAGTGGCCAGAGGGGTTTCCCTCAGCACTACCACACTTCTCGGTGTCTTTCAGACCATTAAACTATGTTCCAATTTCTCTAGGTGGCCGGAGCTCAGAATAAGATCCCCAATGTTCATTGGTTTCTGCTGCCTCCTTTGCTGGATCCTGCATCtgttggtaaatatttttgttcctaTCAAAATGATTAGTCCTATGAGTGGCAAAAATTTTAGTGTGAGAGTAAGTTATGGATACTGTTCCGCACTCA
The Lynx canadensis isolate LIC74 chromosome E2, mLynCan4.pri.v2, whole genome shotgun sequence genome window above contains:
- the LOC115502222 gene encoding vomeronasal type-1 receptor 1-like; translated protein: MAATKWEIGILFLTQLGVGILANTSLLCLYNFTLLTGHKVRPTDLILNQLVLANSLVLLLRGIPQAMAAFRSKYFLNETVCKLLFYFHRVARGVSLSTTTLLGVFQTIKLCSNFSRWPELRIRSPMFIGFCCLLCWILHLLVNIFVPIKMISPMSGKNFSVRVSYGYCSALNPDRFLQFVVVAIFFITDFMCLSLMAWASGSVVLFLLRHKQRVQHIHSHSLAPRPSPEARASCTILILVSAFFFFYSLSSLLFVWMTLFAIPGQWLVDASMFLSSCFPTFSPFVLIFSDTRISRFCFISWQGKHIF